Proteins co-encoded in one Paraburkholderia edwinii genomic window:
- a CDS encoding type II secretion system F family protein encodes MRYRVTVKSESGEQEFELPGDDEAQVRRTVAEMGMSVVGVAPMEKRTFSLSFRKQVFERSLFTQELIALLEAGLSLVETVETLRDKSKEGINRTVLETIVNALYEGLPLSKALERQPDEFPALYVATVASAERTGHLAEALKRYHHYDARLDSVRKKVVAAMVYPSIVIATGTLIIVFLAFYVIPKFSQVFASMKDIPLSAKVMVWWGDLVHEHGAVLLVCLALGIAAIGWSLGNGRIRTKIMNVLFRFRRLATYQRLFALTRFYRTLGLLLSGGMSVVASMELAAQLLPRQMQAALAQAVESIRAGQALSAALPSADLTTPVAERLIRVGEQSGELPAMITRSAEFCDEELDRAIDTLMRVVEPVLMLVVGGIVGAVIFLLYMPIFQLAGSVG; translated from the coding sequence ATGCGCTACCGGGTGACAGTCAAGAGCGAGAGCGGCGAACAGGAATTCGAATTGCCGGGCGACGACGAGGCGCAGGTACGACGGACCGTAGCGGAGATGGGCATGTCGGTCGTCGGCGTCGCGCCGATGGAAAAGCGCACGTTCTCGCTGTCGTTTCGCAAGCAGGTATTCGAGCGCTCGCTTTTTACGCAGGAACTGATCGCACTACTGGAAGCGGGACTGAGCCTCGTGGAAACCGTCGAAACGCTACGCGACAAGAGCAAGGAAGGCATCAACCGCACGGTGCTGGAGACGATAGTCAATGCGCTGTACGAAGGCTTGCCGCTATCGAAGGCGCTCGAGCGGCAGCCCGATGAATTTCCGGCCCTGTACGTGGCCACGGTCGCATCGGCGGAGCGCACCGGCCATCTTGCCGAGGCGCTCAAGCGTTATCACCACTACGATGCCCGGCTCGATTCCGTGCGCAAGAAAGTAGTAGCGGCGATGGTGTATCCGTCGATCGTGATCGCAACGGGGACCTTGATCATCGTCTTCCTGGCGTTTTATGTGATTCCGAAGTTCAGCCAGGTGTTCGCGTCGATGAAGGACATTCCGTTGTCCGCGAAAGTGATGGTGTGGTGGGGAGACCTCGTTCATGAACACGGCGCCGTGTTGCTCGTATGCCTTGCGCTGGGCATCGCGGCGATCGGCTGGTCGCTTGGCAACGGCAGGATCCGGACGAAGATCATGAACGTGCTGTTCCGCTTCCGGCGCCTCGCGACCTATCAGCGGCTTTTTGCGCTGACGCGCTTTTACCGGACGCTCGGTTTGCTGCTGTCGGGTGGCATGTCGGTGGTCGCGTCGATGGAGCTCGCGGCGCAGTTGCTGCCGCGGCAGATGCAGGCAGCGCTGGCGCAGGCGGTCGAATCGATCCGCGCGGGCCAGGCGCTGTCGGCGGCGCTGCCGTCTGCCGATCTGACCACGCCGGTCGCGGAACGGCTGATTCGTGTCGGCGAGCAGAGCGGCGAGCTGCCGGCGATGATCACGCGCTCGGCCGAGTTCTGCGACGAAGAGCTCGATCGCGCGATCGATACGTTGATGCGTGTCGTCGAGCCGGTGCTGATGCTCGTCGTGGGCGGCATTGTGGGAGCGGTGATTTTTCTGCTGTACATGCCGATATTCCAGCTTGCGGGCAGCGTGGGGTGA
- a CDS encoding GspE/PulE family protein, producing the protein MAQLLHAQTAANTAAPALKAEDETPDARNMQARLWDEAEHDPSVYLQRVAALTGLRGLDAEELEAMEPCFDRLPFAESISRNCVLIRDGDRQRLFVLPDPFDRHLRAWAMQRVKASFAFAFCVPADLLAYLAVHESAHQALTQISVGDAASATAEAGMEISLATLAADVHPVIRLVNSSLYDALKARASDIHIESTATGLVIKYRIDGVLQTTASTSGVDVAEQVLSRLKVMADLDIGERRVPQDGRFRAIINQREIDFRVSIMPSIHGEDAVLRVLDKQRGDSGSTSLRLDAIGHERDIVEALRAVAHEPYGLILVTGPTGSGKSTTLYATLTEINTGEEKIITIEDPVEYELPGVLQIPINDKKGLTFARGLRSILRHDPDKILVGEIRDGETAGIAVQAALTGHLVLTSVHANNVFSVLDRFLHMGVDMHSFVDALLGAMAQRLMRKNCPHCVRDDAAPDDALLHASALTREQVRDWRFRKGVGCEACRRTGYLGRQPIGEVLRLNDRIKQCFVERRPMVELKEAAQQSGFIPIRQVALRAVADGRTTLAEVNRVTMIE; encoded by the coding sequence ATGGCGCAACTGCTCCACGCTCAAACGGCGGCTAATACAGCGGCTCCAGCGCTTAAGGCCGAAGACGAAACGCCGGATGCGCGCAACATGCAGGCCCGCTTATGGGACGAAGCAGAGCACGATCCGTCGGTCTATCTGCAGCGCGTCGCGGCACTGACCGGGTTGCGCGGCCTCGACGCCGAGGAACTCGAAGCGATGGAGCCCTGTTTCGACCGGCTGCCGTTTGCGGAGTCGATTTCGCGCAATTGCGTGCTGATCCGCGACGGCGACAGACAGCGGCTTTTCGTGCTGCCCGATCCGTTCGACCGCCATCTGCGCGCATGGGCGATGCAGCGCGTCAAGGCCAGCTTCGCCTTCGCTTTTTGCGTGCCCGCCGACCTGCTCGCGTATCTCGCCGTCCACGAGTCCGCGCATCAGGCGCTCACGCAGATCAGTGTTGGCGACGCCGCGAGCGCCACGGCGGAAGCCGGCATGGAAATATCGCTCGCGACGCTCGCGGCCGATGTGCATCCGGTCATCCGTCTCGTGAATTCCTCGCTTTACGATGCGTTGAAAGCGCGCGCGTCGGATATTCATATCGAAAGCACGGCGACAGGGCTCGTCATCAAATACCGCATCGACGGCGTGTTGCAGACGACGGCGTCGACATCCGGTGTCGACGTCGCCGAACAGGTGCTGTCGCGCCTGAAGGTCATGGCGGACCTCGATATCGGCGAGCGCAGAGTGCCCCAGGATGGGCGCTTTCGCGCCATCATCAATCAGCGCGAGATCGATTTCCGCGTGTCGATCATGCCGTCGATTCACGGCGAAGACGCCGTACTCCGCGTGCTCGACAAGCAGCGAGGCGACTCGGGCAGCACGTCGCTGCGCCTCGATGCGATTGGCCATGAACGCGATATCGTCGAAGCGCTTCGTGCAGTCGCGCATGAACCCTATGGGCTCATTCTCGTGACCGGGCCGACCGGTTCGGGCAAATCCACGACGCTGTACGCGACGCTGACGGAAATCAACACCGGCGAAGAAAAGATCATCACGATCGAAGACCCGGTCGAATACGAATTGCCGGGCGTGCTGCAGATTCCGATCAACGACAAGAAGGGCCTTACGTTCGCACGCGGACTCCGGTCGATCTTGCGGCACGACCCGGACAAGATTCTCGTCGGCGAAATACGCGACGGCGAAACGGCGGGCATCGCGGTGCAGGCCGCATTGACGGGGCACCTCGTGCTCACGTCGGTTCACGCCAACAACGTGTTCTCGGTGCTCGACCGCTTCCTGCATATGGGCGTCGATATGCACAGCTTTGTCGACGCGCTGCTGGGCGCGATGGCGCAGCGGCTCATGCGCAAGAACTGCCCGCATTGCGTTCGCGACGACGCCGCGCCGGACGATGCTTTGCTGCACGCATCGGCATTGACGCGCGAACAGGTACGCGACTGGCGCTTCCGCAAGGGCGTAGGTTGCGAAGCATGCCGGCGTACCGGCTATCTCGGCAGGCAGCCGATCGGGGAAGTGCTGCGCCTTAATGATCGGATCAAGCAATGCTTTGTCGAGCGGCGGCCGATGGTCGAATTGAAAGAGGCTGCGCAGCAAAGCGGGTTTATCCCGATCAGGCA